In Bacillus thuringiensis, the DNA window CCCCTGCAAGCACTTCTTTCCAAACGATTTTCTTCTCACCATCATAAGCTTTTTCAACTGCTGCTTCTAGTACACGAGATGCAGCTGCCCAAATATCAGGACCAATTCCATCTCCTTCGATAAATGGAATAATCGGATTGTTTGGTACATTCATAACACCATTAGTTACAGTAATTTTTTCACCTGTCGTCAATGTGATAACCCCCATGTTTGAAATTTCATATGTATGAAACTGAGGGAATAACCCCTCAGTTCAAACCGTTATTCAAATTAAAATATTCTAATCATTACGTCTTCCCGAAAAAATCAGACTTTTGAAAGCGTATTTTCACTATCAAAATAGTGTTTTTCGCTTATCGTTGTGCAATTGGAACGTACACTTGATGTGTTGGTCCATTATAATCAGCACGCGGACGGATTAAACGGTTGTTTTCATATTGTTCTAGAATATGAGCTAACCAGCCTGACATACGGCTAATTGCAAAAATAGGTGTAAATAAGTCATGGTCAATTCCTAAGCAATGGTATACAGAAGCTGAATAGAAATCAACATTTGGTGGAAGACCTTTTTCTTTTGTTACAATGTCTTCAATTTTGATAGACATATTATACCATTTGTCTTCTCCTAAAAGCACGCATAATCTCTTAGACATTTCGCGTAAATGTTTTGCACGCGGATCGCCCTGCTCATATACACGGTGGCCAAAGCCCATGATTTTTACTTTATTTTGAAGAGCATTATGAATATATGATTCTACATTTTCTTCTTCGCCAATTTCAGTTAACATCTTCATTACATTTTCATTTGCCCCGCCGTGAAGAGGACCTTTTAACGCACCGATTGCTGCTGTAATACCAGAATATACATCTGAAAGTGTAGCTACACAAACGCGTGCAGTAAATGTAGAAGCGTTTAATTCATGATCTGCGTGAAGTACAAGCGCCTTATCAAAAGCTTCAATTTCAACCTCATTTGGCTCGCGATCATTTAACATGTACAAGAAGTTTGCAGCTAATGATAAATCGTTTCTAGGCTCAACAACATCTAAACCTTTACGAATTCTTGCATAAGCAGCAACTAAAGTTCCCACTTGAGCCTGCAATTTAACCGCTTTCAAATAATTGGAGTTTTCATCCATATTTTCAGCGCTCTCATCGTATAATGATAGCATGGAAATTGCAGTTCGTAAAACAGACATCGGATGTGCGATTTTTAAATCTACTTGTTTCAAATATGTTAAAATCTCACCTGGAACTTTATAGTATTCCGATACAGTTTCTTTAAATTTCGCTAGTTCTTGTTCATTAGGAAGCTTGCGATGCCATAATAAGTACACTACTTCTTCAAATGTAGCATTCTCAGCTAAATCATCAATATTATACCCAACATAAGTTAATGTATCATCAATAATAGAGCTCACAGATGATGTTGTTGCTACTACCCCTTCTAAACCTCGAATAACAGTCATGACATTCTCTCCTTTTCCTGAAAATTCTCCCAACCTTGCTCCTTATATCTATTTGCTCCCCTTTTGAATTATGAACGCCCGTTCACTCTTTAGGCAAGCAAAATGCACGATCATGCAAATTTGTTGCGATGTTCCCCTCTTATGTCCATTGTCTACATGGAAAGCATGAGCGTGAATGTCTCCCCGAATCCTCACGCTCAAAACAACAAGTTAGTGAGGAAAAATAATTCCGAAGAGTTTTATGATAAAAACAACATAAAACAATATCATTATAAAATTGTTTTATGTTGTTTTTATTTTATCTGGTGTAAAGTCTCTGCTGTTATGTAACTTTTCAAAGTTTCTAATCCTATTATAAACAATTATCTGACTTTTGTGAACAGAAAGAATTCAAAAATTTTATATTACTATAAAATTTCTTATTTAAACATCTGTATAATACTCATAACTGCATAGGCAATTCCAGCCCCAATTAATGGACCTACAGCAACTCCATTAAATAAAGCAACCGCTATAATTGTCCCGAAAACGAGCGCAGTTGTAATATGAGGATCCGTCGTCAATAATTGTACGCCGCCTTTCGCTAGCAAAGCAACCGCTACCCCTGAAGCTAAAGCAATCCATGCATAATACGATTTCGCTGCTTCTCCAAGTTGTTTAAAACCTATTTCCCCCGTCGCAATCGGTACGAGTACTGCTATTGTAATAACCGTAACACCAAGGTTAATCCCTTTCGTTTGTAGATAAGGAAAGACTTTATCTCCTAGAAACGTAAATTTCAATAAAAATAACACACCAATAGCTACAGTAAGCGATTGGTTTTTCGCAATAAGTCCTATAATAAGTAGTATGAATAAAAATAACGTTGACTGACTAATCATGTTTGCACTTCCTTTCTGAAAATAATGAACTCATTTCCAAACAAAAATACCTTTAAACCTATCGTTATACATGCTATATCGATGTATATTCCACAATAATCACTTCATTTTTTACATATTTTAAAATGACAAACTGAGACTTTCATCATCAAAAATTTAAGCATGTATACATTTTTAAAAACGGTCGTCTCTCCTTTCTTTTCTAATAAGAAACAGGTAAAATAAAAAGAAGAGAAAATGAAGTTTTTACCATATAGTAGAAGCATCAACACCAAGCTTTTCCGGTCACTCATATACTGAAAAAGCAGGAAAAATCCATCATTCCACTATAACATAAAGTGAAACTTTAATCAGTGGCGGCACACTCGTTATAAGTTGAACGAATTAGGATAATCCAAATTGGAATGGGAGGTATACATCTTTGAACCGAAACTTACTATATATGATATTGCGACTCATATTTGTCATTGTAGCAACGGTAGCCGGGTTCTATGCATTACTATATATGTCAGGACTTATCTACCCTTTTATTATCGCTTTCGCATTTGCTTATTTAATTAATCCCGTCGTCAATTTCCTTAATCAAAAACTACAATTTCCTCGCGCACTAGCCGTGCTCGTTAGCTTAATTCTCGTATTCGGAGCTATCGTTGGGCTCGTTACATACCTTGTAACAGAAGCAATATCTGCCACAACATACTTACTACAACTTGTTACAGTAAAGTTTCCAGATATCGTGAAATTCGCAGAGCAATTTGCACTTAATCATATTATGCCTCTCTATGATGATTTAATTTCTAAATTTAATCATCTTGGGGAACCACAGCGCTATACGATTACACAAAACATTCAAAACTTAGGAACCGAAGCAACGACACAAATGAAAGAACTTTTAACTGCTATTATAAGCGGGTTAACAAATTTCATTAGTGCATTACCAACAACTTTAACTGTTCTTGTATTCGTTTTATTAGCCACTTTCTTCATTAGTTACGATTGGCACCGTCTTGCTCAGAAAGTAAGAAAATTTTTGCCCAATCGTGTTCATGGCTATGGAAAAACTATTTTTGTCGATTTAAGAAAAGCTTTATTTGGTTTTGTTAAAGCGCAACTTACACTCGTATCTATGACAACTGTTATTGTACTAATCGGACTGTTAATATTACGTGTACCATACGCCATTACTATCGCGATTATTACAGGGGTTGTAGATTTACTCCCATACCTAGGAACAGGCGCCGTCTTCGTCCCTTGGGTTATATACGTATTTTTCACTGGCGACACTGCTTTCGCCATCGGTCTTCTCATCTTATACATCGTCGTGATTGTCCAAAGACAAATTATGGAGCCTAAAGTACTTTCATCTAATATCGGCCTCGATCCATTAGCAACACTGATCGCTCTATTTGTCGGCTTTAAGCTTTTTGGCTTTTTAGGATTAATCATCGGTCCGGTCACCTTAGTACTACTTAATACATTGCACAAAGCTCGTGTATTCCATGATTTGTGGAAATATATTAAAGGCTCACCTTCAAAATAATAGTTTCTAATTCATATACAACAAAAAACTTACATGTAATCAGTGGGAATTTCCCACTGATTATTCCTTGTACTTATTTTTCATACTCATTACATCCAACAAGAGAATTGCACCCAAAAAGGATCATTCTCTTGTTTTTTGTATAAAAAACGCATATCTCGAGGTCTTTTTACATATTTATTCTTTTATTTTTATAATTATTACTTACATTTATTACTTTTTATGTAAATGAATAAATATGCAAAATAGCACAGAATGAGGCTTAAACTAACAATTTCTCTGCTCGTATCTAACTTTTCCACACTAATTGAATCCGTTTATATACAAAAACAAGCTTGCGTTCACAAAATTTTCTTGCAGCACACTCAGTAAGAACTACCTACCCCTCCAATCAATATCCAATCGAAAAATACACAGCAAATATATAATAAAGTAAAACTACGATTAGTAAGAATTTTGTCCACCACCGATTATTAACTTTCAATAATCGGACTTGTATAGGCAGTCTGATTTCCACTTAACCCCTTCACACTCACCAAACTTTAATTAACAGAGCTTCATCCATCCCCATCCTTTTGCGGGCAAAAAAAATAGTGCTTAGATCGCTATAATCTAAGCACTATTTCTGCACAATAATAGTAGAATTCTTTCTAAACTTCCATTCCATCCACTTCATAACAAATGGCTTCAACAAAGCCCTCGTCATAGGGAGAACAAAGATAAACCCTATTATATCCGTTACATATCCGGGAAGTATCAAAAGAATACCTCCTACAAAGATAAAAATACCATCTAGCACTGCCGCTCCTGGCATTTCCCCTCTATTCAACTTAGATTGAATCTCTCCCAGCACTTTAAATCCTTGCCTTTTCGCCAAATAGACACCTACAACACCCGTAAATACAATCATAGCGAACGTAGACCATAAACCTATTACATGACTCGATCCAATTAAGACCGTAATCTCAATCGCCGGTATTAAAATAAACAAGAATAGTAACCACTTCATAGTTCTACACTCCTTTCACATACCATCACTTTAAACGCCCTTACAACGCCCATATACACCATATAAAAGTCTAATACATTCCAATATCAAACTTCATAATAAACAGCTTATAAAAGCGATTTCAGACGTCTCAAGCCAGTTCCGCCTCATTTTTGTGTAAAAAAAAGAGAAGGACTCCGATCCTTCTCTCCGTATTACTTATAGCACTTCCGCATGTCCATTATAAACAATTCCGCGTGCTGCATCAACTGTTACTTCTTGGCCATTTTTTAAAGTTGCTGTTACGCCGTTTACACCAACGATAACAGGAATACCAATTGATACACCTACAACAGCCGCATGGCTTGTTAGACCGCCTTCTTCTACAACTAGAGCAGCAGCTTTTTCGATTGCAGGAATCATATCTTTATCAGTACTTGTTGTAACAAGGATATCACCTTCGTTTACGTTCGCTACAGCTTCAGCAGCTGTTTTCGCTACAACTACTTTACCTTTTGCAGCTTTGCGACCGATTCCTTGTCCTTTCGCAACTTCTTCACCAACAACATGGATTTTCATTAAGTTTGTTGTACCAGTTTCAGCAACCGGTACACCAGCAGTGATTACTACAGTGTCTCCAAGTCCAATTAGACCTGCATCCATACCTGTTTGAATTGCAGTATCTAACATTTCGTCAGTAGACGCTGCACGTTTTCCAGCCATAAATGCTTGTACACCCCAAACAAGTGCAAGACGACGTCCTACTTGCTCGTCAGATGTTACAGCTACGATTGGAGATTTTGGACGGTATTTAGAGATCATTTTTGCAGTATGTCCACTTTCTGTTGGAGCTACGATTGCAGCTACATCAAGAGCAAGTGCTGTATGCGCAACAGATTGGCTAATTGCATCTGTAATTGTTGGAGTGAACTCTTTAATACGTTTTTTGAACATATCTTCATATTGTAATGATTTTTCAACACGTACTGCAATGTTAGCCATCATTGTTACTGCTTCTACTGGGTATTGACCAGCAGCTGTTTCACCTGAAAGCATGATTGCATCTGTACCATCGAAGATTGCGTTAGCTACGTCACTTGCTTCCGCGCGAGTTGGACGTGGGTTACGTTGCATAGAATCTAACATTTGTGTCGCAGTAATAACCGGTTTACCTAACACGTTACATTTTTTGATTAGACGTTTTTGTACTAATGGTACTTCTTCTGGCGGAATTTCTACACCCATATCACCACGAGCTACCATTAAACCGTCAGAAACTTCTAAGATTGAATCGATATTATCGATACCCTCTTGGTTTTCGATTTTTGGTACGATTTGAATGTATTGAGCGTTATGCCCTTCTAATAATTCACGGATCTCTAATACGTCAGATGCTTTACGTACGAATGAAGCTGCAATGAAATCAACTTTTTGCTCGATACCGAAAACGATATCTTTTACGTCTTTTTCAGTGATACCAGGAAGCTTAATGCTTACGTTTGGTACGTTAACACCTTTTTTATTTTTTACAGTTCCGCTGTTTAAAACTTTTGTACGGATGTTTCCGTCAGCTTTTTCGATTACTTCTAGTTCGATAAGACCGTCATCGATTAGAATACGAGAACCTGGGTCTACATCGTCATAAAGACCAGCATAAGATACAGAGAACTTCTCTGCAGTACCTAATACTTGCTCAGTAGAAAGAACTACTTCTGCACCTGTTACAAGCTCAGCTTGTCCGTCTACGAAGTCGTGAGTACGGATTTCTGGACCTTTTGTATCAAGTAAGATACCAACTGTTTTACCAGTTTTCTTTGAAGCTTCACGAATGTTTTTAATACGAGCGCCGTGCTCTTCATGGCTACCATGAGAGAAGTTTAAACGAGCAACGTTCATACCCGCTTCGATTAATTGTTCTAATTTCTCAATACTTTCACTAGCAGGACCTATAGTACATACAATTTTAGTTTTACGCATATTGCACCTCCGAAAATTATGAAACCGTTCCCAAATATCCGACATTAAGCCGATTAGATGGATAATTCTTTAGATAATTGATACATATCTTTATCGATTGTATGCTTTTGAGCTAACGCTTCGATAATATCATGATCAACAAGTTTATTATCTTGAATACCTACACAACGTCCACCTCTACCAGCAATTAACAATTCAACTGCTCTTGCGCCAAGACGACTTGCTAATACACGGTCTTGTGCACTTGGTGATCCACCACGTTGTACGTGACCTAATACAGTTACACGAGTATCAAAGTTTGTTGCTTCTTCAATATGCTTACCGATGTCAATTGCACTTCCAACACCTTCAGCTACAATGATAATACTGTGTTTTTTACCACGTTCACTACCGCGCTTCAGACGAGCAATAACATCTTCCATGTCATACTCTTCTTCTGGAATTAAAATTGTTTCAGCACCATCAGCTAAACCAGCCCATAATGCGATATCTCCAGCATGACGTCCCATTACTTCGATAACATATGTACGTTCATGAGATGTAGCTGTGTCACGAATTTTATCAATTGCATCAATAACAGTATTTAAAGCTGTATCGAAACCAATTGTGAAGTCTGTTCCAGGAATATCATTGTCGATTGTACCTGGTACACCAACACATGGGAATCCTTGTTCAGTTAATTTTTTAGCACCTTGGTAAGAACCATCTCCACCAATAACAACAAGTCCTTCGATACCGTGTTTCTTTAATTGCTCGATACCTTTTAGTCGTACTTCTGGATCTTTAAACTCAGGACATCTTGCTGTATATAATTTTGTACCACCACGGTGGATAATATCGCCAACAGAACCAAGTTCTAATTTTTCAATATGACCAGAAATTAAACCAGCGTATCCATGGTAAATACCATATACTTCAATATCATGGAAAATCGCTTTACGAACAACTGCACGAATGGCAGCATTCATACCAGGTGAATCTCCACCACTTGTTAATACACCAATACGTTTCATTTGTACTCACCTCATAAAGATTATTTGCCTTATAATAAAATAACACGAAAAAATATAAAAACACAATGGAGAAGATGTGTCTTTTCATAATAAAAACGTGCATTCGCGAAGAGGAACGCACGCTTTTATTATTTTATCCCAATGGAAGCGTTTGAAAACGAAACTTGCCCAATTTTCATATATTTTTCATAACGTTTTTCGATTAATTCATCTTTTGAAATTCCGCTTAATTGTTCAAAAGTTTTCTTAAGCATTAAATCTATATTTTCTGATTGTTTTAAAATATTACGATGCGCTCCGCCTTTTGCCTCTGGAATGATTTCGTCAATTACACCTAATTCTTTCAAATCTAATGCTGTAATTTTCATCGCTTCTGCAGCTTCTTTTGCTTTACCAGCGTCTTTCCAAAGAATTGCCGCCGCACCCTCTGGTGTAATAACAGAATACGTGGAATTTTCTAGCATATGAATGTAATCTCCTACTCCAAGACCTAACGCACCACCACTACCGCCTTCACCGATAACAATACAAATAACAGGTACAGTTAAACCCGCCATTTCAAATAAATTGCGGGCAATTGCCTCACTTTGTCCACGTTCTTCAGCTGCTTTACCAGGATAAGCTCCCTTCGTATCGATGAAACAAATAATAGGACGATTAAACTTTTCCGCTTGTTTCATTAGACGCAGTGCTTTTCGATATCCTTCTGGATGAGGCATCCCAAAATTACGACGAATATTTTCTTTCGTATCTTTTCCGCGTTGATGCCCAATTACAGTTACTGGCATCCCCTTATATTTCGCAATGCCGCCGACAATCGCTGCATCGTCGCCAAATAGACGATCTCCATGACATTCAAAAAAATTAGTAAATAAGTGCTCAATATAATCGAGCGTTGTCGGTCGTTCTGCATGACGAGCAATTTGAACACGGTCCCATACTTTCATATTGCCGTATATATCTTCCTCTAATTTTTCTAACTTGTCTTCCAAAATACGAATCTCCTCACTGAAGTCCATCTGGCTGTTTTTCGTATAGTCTTTCAGTTCACGAATCTTATTTCTTAGCTCAACAACTGGTTTTTCAAATTCTAGCTCTGCCATACAGCCATTTCCCCTCCTTGATGAACTTCTAAAATCTTACGGAGCGATTCTCTCATATCATCACGATGCACCACCGCATCTAATTGACCGTGCTCTAATAAAAATTCTGCCGTTTGGAAATCTTCCGGTAGTTTCTCACGCACTGTTTGTTCAATTACACGTCTACCAGCAAATCCGATAAGTGCACCTGGCTCTGCAAGATTGTAATCACCAAGTGAAGCGAAACTTGCTGAAACCCCGCCCGTCGTTGGGTGAGTCATAACAGAAATAAATAACCCTCCTGCATTACTATGCTTTTTCAAAGCTACGCTTGTTTTTGCCATTTGCATTAAACTTAATATCCCTTCTTGCATACGGGCACCACCCGACGCAGTAAAGATAATAAATGGAACTTGTAAGTCGTATGCTTTTTCAACTGCACGGGCAATTTTCTCTCCTACAACAGAGCCCATGCTGCCCATTCGAAAACGAGAATCCATTACTGCAACAACAACAAGCATGTCATCAATTGTTCCTTCACCAGTTACAACCGCTTCGTTCAATTCAGTCTTCTTACGATCGCTCTCTAGTTTCTCTTCGTATCCTGGAAACTCGAGTGGATTTAATGAAACCATTTCTTTGTCATACTCACGGAATGACCCTTCGTCCAATATACTATCAAGACGTTCCCATGCATTCATAGGATGATGATATCCACAATTCACACATACTTTTAAATTTTTTAGAACCTCTTTCGTATACATGATTTTTTTACATTTCGGACATTTTGTCATAACGCCATCCGGTACATCTTTTCGTACTTGTTCTGAAGGTATTGCAGCGTACTTTTTCTTTTTCACGAATAAATCTCTTAGCACAATTTGACCCCCTTCGTTGAGAGCTAAGGTTAGCGCAAGAAGAAAATTGGGCTAACACCAAAGTTTGATGTTAGCCTTATCTTCTCAATCTGTCTAATAACCTCACTCTTTACGTTTAACTTTAACCGCTACGCGATAGAATGTTTGTCATAACGTGTCATGGTCATTTCGACAAATTTTATACATTACGAGTGAAACTGTATATTCTCTACTAATTCATCGTAAATTTTTAGTGCATCATTTTCTTGTTTTTCTTCCAAAGTAGCATAAAGCTTTCTATACATCTTGATAGAATCTCCTGAAACTTTACAAGAAAGAGTTGATACGTAATCATTTACGATCATCCAAATGCGATATAGTAAATAATTATCGACTTGTTCAATAAGTGTTTTAAAGAACGTTTGATGAAGCATCGGCATTGAGTTTTCATTTTCTTCAAGCACTTGATGTAATTTTCTTAGCACTTTAGAAAACGTTTCTTTCGGTAAATTACATACAATTCGAATCATATCTTTCTCAAGTAATCGTTTTGTTTGTAATAAATCACGAATTGTTTTCTCATCTTGCAGCAAGAACGGCGCAATCAATTGTACAAGACCGTTATCGTAAAAGTTTCGAATAAACGTCCCTTCACCACGTCTCGTTTCAATCAATCCTACCAGTTCTAAAGCACGCAATGCTTCTCTTACAGAGGAACGCCCTACGTTTAAACGTGAACTTAACTCACGCTCAGACGGCAAACGATCCCCCGCCACCAATCCATCTTCTTCCATAATGGAACGGATTTTTTTTACAATTTCGAGATATACTTTTGTATTTGATGATGTCAATGGAAATTCCTCGCTTATTCTTTACCAATCAGCGCTAATTGTTTTGTTTTCTCAGCAATCTCATTTGGGTCTACTTGACGGCGAGCTACTCCTGTCTCCATTGCAGCTTTCGCAACGTAAGCCGCCACTTGAGGCGCTACACGCGCGTCAAACGGTGCCGGAATGATATAGTCTGCATTCAACTCATCTTCTGCTACAAGCTCAGCAATAGCCTGTACAGCTGCCATCTTCATTTCTTCGTTAATTTGTGTCGCATGTACGTCAAGTGCACCACGGAAAATACCAGGGAACGCTAGTACATTATTTACTTGGTTTGCGAAGTCAGAACGACCCGTCCCAACAACAGCTGCGCCCGCTGCTTTTGCCAATTCTGGCATAATTTCTGGAACTGGATTCGCCATTGCAAAAATAATTGCATTGTCATTCATTGTACGAACCATCTCTTCTGTTAATGCACCTTCTGCAGATACACCAATGAATACGTCCGCACCTTGTACAACATCAGCTAAAGAACCTTCGATACGATTCTTATTTGTATATTTTGCAACTTCATCCTTCACAGGATTCATACCTGTAGGACGACCCTCATAGATCGCACCTTTACGGTCACACATAATAATGTCGCGTACACCATAGCGATATAAAAGTTTAATAATTGCAATACCTGCTGCACCTGCGCCATTTGCGACAACTTTAATGTCAGACATTTTCTTTCCAACTAATTTTAGCGCGTTCACAAGACCTGCTACTGTTACGATAGCTGTTCCGTGTTGATCATCATGGAAGATAGGAATATTTGTTTCTTTTTTCAAACGTTCTTCAATAATGAAGCAGTTTGGTGCTGCGATATCCTCTAAGTTAACGCCGCCAAAAGTTGGCTCCATTAATTTTACAGTTTCAACAATTTTGTCTACATCGTTTGTATTTAAGGCGATTGGGAATGCATCTACACCAGCAAAGCTCTTGAATAATACAGCTTTACCTTCCATTACTGGAAGAGATGCTTCAGGTCCAATGTTACCAAGACCAAGTACAGCCGTGCCATCTGTCACAACTGCTACCATATTTCCCTTCATCGTATATTCATATACCTTACTTTTATCGTCATAAATTTCTTTACAAGGTTCTGCAACCCCTGGAGAATATGCAAGACTTAAATCTTTTGCATTTTCTACTTTTACTTTTGATACAGTTTCTAATTTTCCTTGATGCACTTTATGCATGTGAAGTGCTTCTTCACGAAGTGTTGACAAACTATCCACTCTCCTCAAATTATTCTAGCTGATATCAATTTCTCCAAGTGGTCTGACCACGAACACTACTACTATAATAATCGAAGTGTAGGGAAATTGTCCATTATATTTTCACAACCACATTTTCTTCCCCGACAATTTCACGAAGTGCTCCTAAACATTCTTCACTTGGATGAATCGATAAACTTCGAGATAATTGTACCATTTTATGTTCCTTTTCATAATAAATTAGTACTTTCGCAAAACCTGAATAATCAAACAACATTTTAGTAACCTGATTTAAAAGCTTTTTCTCATACTGAGACGGCAATTTCACGTAAACAGATGCATCTTTCTTTTCTTCATACACATCCATTTCTTCTAATGGATAGAGTCCATTTACAATCCATTGTAACTTATGATTTCTTAGCTCAATCATGCCGTCAACTAAAACAATTGCTCCTTCTTGTAACTTATCTGAGAAATGTATATACGTTTCTGGGAAGAGAACCGCTTCCATTTCATCATTTTGATCACAAAATGTAATAAACGCCATCTTTTGCAACTTTTTCGTGCGAATCACTCTCACGCTTGTTATATACACGATAGCCCTTTGCACTTTTTTCTTATGTCGCATTGCCTGAGCGAGAGATGGAATTTCTAATTCTTTCGCTAACTTCACATACTGCGCTGTCGGATAGCTTGATAAATAAAAGCCTAGTGCTTCCTTCTCTTTATTTAACTGTTCAATAAAAGAGAGCTCTTCTCCTTGTACGTATTTTGATTTTGGAACAGCATCCCCTAAATCACGTGCAAGATTTGCGTACTCTAACGCTCCTTTAAGGCTTTTCCATAAATTCGTTCTCGAAACACCAAAATCATCAAAACACCCAGACCAGACGAACGCCTCTAAATTTCGCTCTGTTACAAACTTTGATGGCATACGAAGACAAAATTCAAATAAATCTTCAAACATTTTTTTCTCACGTTCTTCGAGTAATGCTGTCACTGTAGCCATTCCGATGTTTCGAATGGAAAGTAAGCTGTAACGTATCGCATTACCTTCTATTTGGAAATTGTAACCACTTCTCTGAAGAGACGGCGGCAAAACGTGAAAACCTTTCCGCTTCGTTTCTCGTATATACTGCACAATCTTATCTTCATTTCCAATTGCACTTGATAATAATGCTGTCATAAATTCCAGCGTATAATTCGCTTTTAAGTAAGCGAGCTGATATCCAATCATACTGTAGGCTACAGCGTGACTTCGGTTAAAACCGTAATTCGCAAATCTTACAATTAAATCGTAAATTTTCTCTGCGGATGTCTCGTCATAACCGTTTTGTAAACAACCTTGTACAAAATGCTTACGTTCCTGATCTAAAATATCACGATTTTTTTTACTCACTGCACGGCGTAATAAATCTGCTTCTCCGAGCGAGAATCCTGCTAATTT includes these proteins:
- the pfkA gene encoding 6-phosphofructokinase is translated as MKRIGVLTSGGDSPGMNAAIRAVVRKAIFHDIEVYGIYHGYAGLISGHIEKLELGSVGDIIHRGGTKLYTARCPEFKDPEVRLKGIEQLKKHGIEGLVVIGGDGSYQGAKKLTEQGFPCVGVPGTIDNDIPGTDFTIGFDTALNTVIDAIDKIRDTATSHERTYVIEVMGRHAGDIALWAGLADGAETILIPEEEYDMEDVIARLKRGSERGKKHSIIIVAEGVGSAIDIGKHIEEATNFDTRVTVLGHVQRGGSPSAQDRVLASRLGARAVELLIAGRGGRCVGIQDNKLVDHDIIEALAQKHTIDKDMYQLSKELSI
- the citZ gene encoding citrate synthase, yielding MGEFSGKGENVMTVIRGLEGVVATTSSVSSIIDDTLTYVGYNIDDLAENATFEEVVYLLWHRKLPNEQELAKFKETVSEYYKVPGEILTYLKQVDLKIAHPMSVLRTAISMLSLYDESAENMDENSNYLKAVKLQAQVGTLVAAYARIRKGLDVVEPRNDLSLAANFLYMLNDREPNEVEIEAFDKALVLHADHELNASTFTARVCVATLSDVYSGITAAIGALKGPLHGGANENVMKMLTEIGEEENVESYIHNALQNKVKIMGFGHRVYEQGDPRAKHLREMSKRLCVLLGEDKWYNMSIKIEDIVTKEKGLPPNVDFYSASVYHCLGIDHDLFTPIFAISRMSGWLAHILEQYENNRLIRPRADYNGPTHQVYVPIAQR
- a CDS encoding FxsA family protein, encoding MKWLLFLFILIPAIEITVLIGSSHVIGLWSTFAMIVFTGVVGVYLAKRQGFKVLGEIQSKLNRGEMPGAAVLDGIFIFVGGILLILPGYVTDIIGFIFVLPMTRALLKPFVMKWMEWKFRKNSTIIVQK
- a CDS encoding DUF441 domain-containing protein; protein product: MISQSTLFLFILLIIGLIAKNQSLTVAIGVLFLLKFTFLGDKVFPYLQTKGINLGVTVITIAVLVPIATGEIGFKQLGEAAKSYYAWIALASGVAVALLAKGGVQLLTTDPHITTALVFGTIIAVALFNGVAVGPLIGAGIAYAVMSIIQMFK
- the accA gene encoding acetyl-CoA carboxylase carboxyl transferase subunit alpha: MAELEFEKPVVELRNKIRELKDYTKNSQMDFSEEIRILEDKLEKLEEDIYGNMKVWDRVQIARHAERPTTLDYIEHLFTNFFECHGDRLFGDDAAIVGGIAKYKGMPVTVIGHQRGKDTKENIRRNFGMPHPEGYRKALRLMKQAEKFNRPIICFIDTKGAYPGKAAEERGQSEAIARNLFEMAGLTVPVICIVIGEGGSGGALGLGVGDYIHMLENSTYSVITPEGAAAILWKDAGKAKEAAEAMKITALDLKELGVIDEIIPEAKGGAHRNILKQSENIDLMLKKTFEQLSGISKDELIEKRYEKYMKIGQVSFSNASIGIK
- the ytvI gene encoding sporulation integral membrane protein YtvI, producing MNRNLLYMILRLIFVIVATVAGFYALLYMSGLIYPFIIAFAFAYLINPVVNFLNQKLQFPRALAVLVSLILVFGAIVGLVTYLVTEAISATTYLLQLVTVKFPDIVKFAEQFALNHIMPLYDDLISKFNHLGEPQRYTITQNIQNLGTEATTQMKELLTAIISGLTNFISALPTTLTVLVFVLLATFFISYDWHRLAQKVRKFLPNRVHGYGKTIFVDLRKALFGFVKAQLTLVSMTTVIVLIGLLILRVPYAITIAIITGVVDLLPYLGTGAVFVPWVIYVFFTGDTAFAIGLLILYIVVIVQRQIMEPKVLSSNIGLDPLATLIALFVGFKLFGFLGLIIGPVTLVLLNTLHKARVFHDLWKYIKGSPSK
- the pyk gene encoding pyruvate kinase; this encodes MRKTKIVCTIGPASESIEKLEQLIEAGMNVARLNFSHGSHEEHGARIKNIREASKKTGKTVGILLDTKGPEIRTHDFVDGQAELVTGAEVVLSTEQVLGTAEKFSVSYAGLYDDVDPGSRILIDDGLIELEVIEKADGNIRTKVLNSGTVKNKKGVNVPNVSIKLPGITEKDVKDIVFGIEQKVDFIAASFVRKASDVLEIRELLEGHNAQYIQIVPKIENQEGIDNIDSILEVSDGLMVARGDMGVEIPPEEVPLVQKRLIKKCNVLGKPVITATQMLDSMQRNPRPTRAEASDVANAIFDGTDAIMLSGETAAGQYPVEAVTMMANIAVRVEKSLQYEDMFKKRIKEFTPTITDAISQSVAHTALALDVAAIVAPTESGHTAKMISKYRPKSPIVAVTSDEQVGRRLALVWGVQAFMAGKRAASTDEMLDTAIQTGMDAGLIGLGDTVVITAGVPVAETGTTNLMKIHVVGEEVAKGQGIGRKAAKGKVVVAKTAAEAVANVNEGDILVTTSTDKDMIPAIEKAAALVVEEGGLTSHAAVVGVSIGIPVIVGVNGVTATLKNGQEVTVDAARGIVYNGHAEVL